The following proteins come from a genomic window of Novosphingobium aromaticivorans DSM 12444:
- the wecC gene encoding UDP-N-acetyl-D-mannosamine dehydrogenase, with amino-acid sequence MMGDVKPDVCVVGLGYIGLPTAAIIARAGCRVLGLDVSQKVVDTINRGEIHIEEVDLDGLVHGVVQRGLLRASTEIAPADVFVIAVPTPFEKDGHHTPDISYVLAAATQVAAVLKAGDTVILESTSPVGTTEQMRDLMAGLRPDLKFPGKTRETPDVSIAYCPERVLPGRILEELTNNDRSIGGITPRCARKALAFYKRFVRGTCVTTDARSAEMTKLVENAYRDVNIAFANELSMVADRMGLDVWEVIRLANRHPRVNILQPGPGVGGHCIAVDPWFIVAGAPDETPLIRTARNVNDGKMHHVVKKATELVEAHPGEKVACLGLAFKANIDDFRESPARYVAASLARRFGSRVHIVEPYAGTLPREFEGTGAVQIDVDTALEDCGVLIVLVDHDVFKVIPLAERAGKVVYDTRGIWPDQPGAESAGAGLRLAS; translated from the coding sequence ATGATGGGTGATGTGAAGCCGGACGTCTGTGTCGTCGGCCTTGGCTATATCGGACTTCCCACCGCCGCCATCATTGCCCGCGCCGGCTGCCGCGTGCTGGGCCTCGACGTTTCGCAGAAGGTGGTCGACACGATCAACCGGGGCGAGATTCACATCGAGGAAGTGGACCTCGACGGTCTTGTCCATGGCGTCGTCCAGCGCGGGCTGCTGCGCGCCTCGACCGAGATTGCGCCCGCCGACGTCTTCGTGATCGCGGTGCCGACGCCTTTCGAGAAGGACGGCCACCACACGCCCGACATTTCCTATGTGCTGGCCGCTGCGACGCAGGTGGCCGCCGTGCTCAAGGCGGGCGACACGGTGATCCTCGAATCGACCTCGCCGGTCGGCACGACCGAACAGATGCGCGACCTGATGGCGGGGCTGCGGCCGGACCTGAAGTTTCCGGGCAAGACGCGCGAGACGCCCGACGTTTCGATCGCCTATTGCCCCGAGCGCGTGCTGCCGGGGCGCATCCTGGAAGAGCTGACCAACAACGACCGTTCCATCGGCGGCATCACGCCGCGCTGCGCACGCAAGGCACTGGCATTCTACAAGCGCTTCGTGCGCGGAACCTGCGTGACCACCGATGCCCGCTCTGCCGAAATGACCAAGCTGGTCGAGAACGCCTATCGCGACGTCAACATCGCCTTCGCAAACGAGCTTTCGATGGTCGCGGACCGCATGGGGCTAGACGTGTGGGAGGTCATCCGTCTTGCCAACCGCCACCCGCGCGTGAACATCCTCCAGCCAGGGCCGGGCGTGGGCGGGCATTGCATCGCGGTGGACCCGTGGTTCATCGTCGCCGGCGCACCCGACGAGACGCCGCTTATCCGCACCGCGCGCAACGTCAACGACGGCAAGATGCATCACGTGGTGAAGAAGGCGACGGAACTGGTCGAAGCTCACCCCGGCGAAAAGGTCGCGTGCCTCGGCCTCGCGTTCAAGGCGAACATCGACGACTTCCGCGAGAGCCCGGCGCGCTATGTCGCGGCGAGCCTAGCCCGGCGCTTCGGCAGCCGCGTCCACATCGTCGAGCCCTATGCCGGCACCCTGCCGCGCGAATTCGAGGGCACCGGCGCGGTGCAGATCGACGTCGACACGGCGCTGGAGGATTGCGGCGTGCTGATCGTGCTGGTCGACCACGACGTGTTCAAGGTGATCCCGCTCGCCGAGCGCGCGGGCAAGGTGGTCTACGACACGCGCGGCATCTGGCCGGACCAGCCGGGCGCCGAAAGCGCTGGCGCGGGTTTGCGGCTGGCGAGCTAG
- the wecB gene encoding non-hydrolyzing UDP-N-acetylglucosamine 2-epimerase, protein MVKTILVVFGTRPEAIKLFPVVHALRADPRFRVVTCVSAQHRGMLDQVLEIAGIVPDHDLDLMRPDQTLDALTAALLTELGKVMDAVRPDWVVVQGDTATAMAGALAAYYRKLPVAHVEAGLRSHNIYHPWPEEVNRKIIGTIARLHFAPTEVSAAALRAENVTEGVHVTGNTVIDALQWVSGRIAAEPALAAGLAEIEARFAGKRIIGVTSHRRENFGGGLENIAEAIRRIAQRDDVALVFPVHPNPNVRKVMDDALAGLPNVAMIEPLDYPHFARLLSIAEIMLTDSGGVQEEAPALGKPVLVMRETTERPEGVTAGTARLVGTDVDTIVTEIFTLLDDKAAYSAMARAHNPFGDGQSSRRIVELLANDG, encoded by the coding sequence ATGGTGAAGACGATACTCGTGGTGTTCGGGACGCGGCCCGAGGCGATCAAGCTGTTTCCGGTGGTGCACGCGCTGCGTGCCGATCCGCGCTTTCGCGTGGTGACCTGCGTTTCGGCGCAGCACCGGGGGATGCTCGACCAGGTGCTGGAGATCGCGGGGATCGTGCCCGACCACGATCTCGACCTGATGCGGCCGGACCAGACGCTCGACGCGCTGACGGCGGCGCTTCTGACGGAACTGGGCAAGGTGATGGATGCCGTGCGGCCCGACTGGGTCGTGGTCCAGGGCGATACGGCGACGGCGATGGCCGGGGCGCTGGCGGCTTATTATCGCAAGCTTCCGGTCGCGCATGTCGAGGCGGGCCTGCGCAGCCACAACATCTATCACCCGTGGCCCGAGGAGGTGAACCGCAAGATTATCGGCACGATCGCGCGGCTGCACTTCGCGCCGACCGAGGTATCGGCTGCCGCGCTCAGGGCGGAGAACGTGACCGAGGGCGTTCACGTGACCGGCAACACGGTGATCGACGCCTTGCAGTGGGTTTCGGGCCGGATTGCGGCGGAGCCGGCGCTGGCGGCGGGGCTGGCCGAGATCGAGGCGCGCTTTGCCGGCAAGCGGATCATCGGCGTAACCAGCCACCGCCGCGAGAATTTCGGCGGGGGGCTTGAGAACATCGCCGAGGCGATCCGCCGCATCGCGCAGCGGGACGACGTGGCGCTGGTCTTTCCGGTCCATCCCAACCCCAACGTGCGCAAGGTGATGGACGATGCGCTGGCGGGGCTGCCCAACGTCGCGATGATCGAGCCGCTCGACTATCCGCACTTCGCCCGGCTGTTGTCGATCGCGGAAATCATGCTGACCGATTCGGGAGGGGTGCAGGAAGAGGCCCCCGCGCTCGGCAAGCCGGTGCTGGTCATGCGGGAGACGACCGAGCGCCCCGAGGGCGTGACCGCCGGGACCGCGCGGCTGGTGGGGACCGACGTGGACACCATCGTTACCGAAATCTTCACCCTGCTCGACGATAAGGCTGCCTATTCGGCCATGGCGCGCGCTCACAATCCCTTCGGGGATGGGCAATCTTCGCGCCGAATCGTGGAGTTGCTGGCGAATGATGGGTGA
- a CDS encoding nucleotide sugar dehydrogenase, with protein MTVQFPSINAAPLKGLDPLVCATTRVTVLGLGYVGLPLAVALAKRFFVTGFDIDVERISELSEGHDRTREIEPALLSMSSLGLTCDAGVCPPSDFYIVTVPTPIDAANRPNLRLVEAASRTVGQMLPRAVAEGRQPIVVYESTVYPGVTEDICGPILEQVSGLRCGTDFFLGYSPERINPGDREHTIERITKVVSGQTPEVLDRVADLYGAITSGGVFRAASIKAAEAAKVIENAQRDINIAFMNEITQIFSRMDLSVWDVLAAAGTKWNFLPFTPGLVGGHCIGVDPYYLSARAEALGHDPQVILAGRGVNDGMAKWVAGELHARRGGKPGSVLVLGLTFKENVPDLRNSKVADVIAELKALGHAVDVHDPHADTAEALLEYGLELAGDAFEQTYDLVFLAVPHKYYLAAGADRIAALVAPGGTLADLKGVLGEAADWRL; from the coding sequence GTGACCGTACAGTTCCCGTCGATCAACGCCGCTCCGCTGAAGGGCCTCGACCCGCTGGTCTGCGCGACCACCCGCGTCACCGTGCTAGGTCTCGGCTATGTCGGCCTGCCGCTGGCCGTAGCGCTGGCCAAGCGATTCTTCGTCACCGGCTTCGACATCGACGTCGAACGCATTTCCGAGCTGTCCGAAGGCCACGACCGCACCCGCGAGATCGAACCCGCGCTGCTGTCGATGTCGAGCCTGGGCCTTACCTGCGATGCCGGGGTCTGTCCGCCAAGCGATTTCTACATCGTCACCGTGCCCACCCCTATCGACGCCGCCAACCGCCCCAACCTGCGCCTGGTCGAGGCCGCTTCGCGCACGGTCGGCCAGATGCTTCCCCGGGCCGTGGCCGAAGGCCGCCAGCCCATCGTCGTCTACGAAAGCACCGTCTATCCCGGCGTCACCGAGGACATCTGCGGCCCGATCCTCGAGCAGGTCTCCGGCCTCAGGTGCGGCACGGACTTCTTCCTCGGCTACAGCCCGGAACGCATCAACCCGGGCGACCGCGAACACACCATCGAGCGGATAACCAAGGTCGTCTCGGGCCAGACACCCGAAGTGCTCGACCGCGTGGCCGACCTCTATGGCGCGATCACTTCGGGCGGCGTCTTCCGCGCCGCCTCGATCAAGGCCGCCGAGGCCGCCAAGGTCATCGAGAACGCCCAGCGCGACATCAACATCGCCTTCATGAACGAGATCACGCAAATCTTCTCGCGCATGGACCTTTCGGTCTGGGACGTGCTCGCGGCGGCGGGCACCAAATGGAACTTCCTGCCCTTCACCCCCGGCCTCGTCGGCGGACACTGCATCGGCGTCGATCCCTACTACCTCTCCGCGCGCGCCGAAGCGCTGGGCCATGACCCGCAGGTGATCCTCGCCGGTCGCGGCGTGAACGACGGCATGGCGAAATGGGTCGCGGGCGAGCTTCACGCGCGGCGCGGCGGCAAGCCCGGCTCGGTCCTCGTGCTGGGCCTGACGTTCAAGGAAAACGTGCCCGACCTGCGCAATTCCAAGGTGGCCGACGTCATCGCCGAACTGAAGGCCCTGGGCCATGCGGTCGACGTGCACGATCCCCACGCCGATACCGCCGAGGCTCTGCTCGAATATGGCCTCGAACTCGCCGGCGACGCGTTCGAGCAGACCTACGATCTCGTGTTCCTCGCCGTGCCGCACAAGTACTACCTGGCAGCAGGCGCGGACCGTATCGCTGCGCTCGTCGCGCCCGGCGGCACGCTGGCCGATCTCAAGGGCGTCCTGGGCGAGGCCGCCGACTGGCGTCTCTGA
- a CDS encoding SDR family NAD(P)-dependent oxidoreductase, giving the protein MKVLVTGAAGFIGYSLATRLLARGDEVIGVDIVNDYYDPRLKEARLARLAQQGGGRFTFLRTDFADYPALTAALEGAHFDRIVHLGAQAGVRYSIENPHAYVQSNLVGHVNLLEVARHRGVEHMVYASSSSVYGGNTKLPFSVDDRVDHPLSLYAATKKADELMSETYAHLYRLPLTGLRFFTVYGPWGRPDMMMWLFTRAILAGEPIQVFNHGDMYRDFTYVDDIVSGVVACLDNPPLDDGAPKAGGSLKPHRLYNIGNHKSEHLMKVIAILEAELGRKAEMRMLPMQPGDVRQSFADIDAISGDLGYRPTTGIETGVPNFVRWYKDYHGL; this is encoded by the coding sequence GTGAAAGTCCTCGTAACCGGAGCCGCCGGCTTCATCGGCTACTCGCTCGCCACCCGCCTTCTCGCACGGGGCGACGAGGTGATCGGCGTCGATATCGTCAACGACTACTACGATCCGCGCCTCAAGGAGGCCCGCCTCGCCCGTCTCGCCCAGCAGGGCGGCGGCCGCTTCACCTTCCTGCGCACCGACTTCGCCGATTACCCCGCGCTGACCGCAGCGCTCGAAGGCGCGCACTTCGACCGCATCGTCCACCTCGGCGCGCAGGCGGGCGTGCGCTATTCGATCGAGAACCCCCACGCCTACGTGCAGTCGAACCTCGTCGGCCACGTCAACCTGCTCGAGGTTGCGCGCCATCGCGGGGTCGAACACATGGTCTACGCGTCCTCGTCCTCGGTCTACGGCGGCAACACCAAGCTGCCCTTTTCGGTCGACGACCGCGTCGACCATCCGCTCTCGCTCTACGCCGCCACCAAGAAGGCGGACGAGTTGATGAGCGAGACTTACGCCCACCTCTATCGCTTGCCGCTCACCGGCCTGCGCTTCTTCACCGTCTATGGCCCGTGGGGCCGCCCGGACATGATGATGTGGCTGTTCACCCGCGCGATCCTCGCGGGCGAACCGATCCAGGTCTTCAACCACGGCGACATGTACCGCGACTTCACCTATGTCGACGACATCGTCTCCGGCGTGGTCGCCTGCCTCGACAACCCGCCGCTCGACGACGGCGCGCCCAAGGCCGGCGGCAGCCTCAAGCCGCACCGGCTCTACAACATCGGCAACCACAAGTCGGAACACCTGATGAAGGTGATCGCCATTCTCGAAGCCGAGCTTGGCCGCAAGGCGGAGATGCGGATGCTGCCGATGCAGCCCGGCGACGTGCGCCAGTCCTTCGCCGATATCGACGCGATCTCCGGCGATCTAGGCTACCGGCCGACGACCGGCATCGAAACGGGCGTTCCGAACTTCGTCCGCTGGTACAAGGACTACCACGGCCTCTGA
- a CDS encoding DUF6632 domain-containing protein, translating into MSQERLLSAALALFGVVFCLIYPLAMLWPSGWAWHEGHPAGNDYFMMIVGVYATLGVFLVRASRAPAQHASLIWFTVWSSLVHAAIMAVQSMRTPMQHGHLYGDVPALVLVAVVLGALMPRAGASRASAA; encoded by the coding sequence ATGTCGCAGGAACGACTGCTGTCTGCAGCGCTCGCACTATTCGGTGTGGTGTTCTGTCTGATCTATCCGCTGGCCATGCTGTGGCCATCGGGATGGGCCTGGCATGAAGGCCATCCGGCCGGGAACGACTATTTCATGATGATCGTGGGGGTCTATGCGACCCTCGGCGTGTTCCTGGTGCGGGCATCCCGGGCTCCGGCGCAACATGCCTCGCTGATCTGGTTCACGGTCTGGTCGAGCCTTGTCCACGCCGCGATCATGGCGGTCCAGTCGATGCGGACGCCGATGCAGCACGGGCACCTCTATGGCGACGTTCCGGCGCTGGTGCTGGTTGCCGTCGTGCTGGGCGCACTGATGCCAAGGGCCGGCGCATCGCGGGCCTCGGCGGCCTGA
- a CDS encoding agmatine deiminase family protein: MTSQFRMPPEWHPQDWLWIGFPHLAEEWSGVIDEAQVQIAAFANAVADSGQEVRLVVRDAANEMRAKSLVSGAVTLERRTYGDVWLRDTGPLVVLDGAGRREARLFGFNGWGEKYLMPGDQEIGADLAKSAGLATHGKADWILEGGALDGDGTGLVATTEQCLLNPNRNPHLSRGDLEARLLRDLGYDRVLWLGDGLINDHTDGHVDNLARFVGPNRLALPRATGPNDPNAAIYADARARALDAGVEVVEVPSPGRIEWGDMVQPASYMNFVITSDLVVVPVFGSPHDDDGVAAIAELFPDRATVGVMGDAVLAGGGGFHCASQQMPKPF, from the coding sequence ATGACTTCGCAATTCCGCATGCCGCCCGAATGGCACCCGCAGGACTGGCTGTGGATCGGCTTTCCCCATCTGGCCGAGGAATGGTCGGGCGTGATCGACGAGGCGCAGGTGCAGATCGCCGCCTTTGCCAATGCGGTTGCGGACAGCGGGCAGGAGGTCCGGCTGGTGGTGCGCGACGCGGCCAACGAGATGCGCGCGAAGTCGCTGGTTTCGGGGGCGGTGACGCTGGAGCGGCGCACCTATGGCGACGTGTGGCTGCGCGATACCGGGCCGCTGGTCGTGCTGGACGGGGCGGGCCGGCGCGAGGCGCGGCTGTTCGGCTTCAACGGCTGGGGCGAAAAGTACCTGATGCCGGGCGATCAGGAGATCGGCGCGGACCTGGCGAAGTCGGCCGGGCTGGCAACGCATGGCAAGGCGGACTGGATACTCGAGGGCGGGGCGCTGGACGGCGACGGCACCGGCCTGGTTGCGACGACCGAACAGTGCCTGCTGAACCCCAACCGCAATCCGCACCTGTCGCGCGGCGACCTCGAAGCCCGCCTTCTGCGCGACCTCGGATATGACCGGGTCCTGTGGCTCGGCGACGGGTTGATCAACGACCATACCGACGGGCACGTCGACAATCTGGCGCGCTTCGTGGGCCCGAACCGGCTGGCGCTTCCGCGCGCGACCGGGCCGAATGACCCGAACGCCGCGATCTATGCCGACGCAAGGGCTCGCGCTCTCGACGCCGGGGTCGAGGTAGTCGAAGTGCCTTCGCCGGGCCGGATCGAGTGGGGAGACATGGTACAGCCGGCCAGCTACATGAACTTCGTCATCACCAGCGATCTCGTGGTGGTGCCGGTTTTCGGATCGCCGCACGACGACGATGGCGTTGCGGCCATCGCGGAACTGTTCCCCGACCGCGCGACGGTGGGCGTGATGGGTGATGCGGTGCTGGCCGGTGGCGGCGGTTTCCATTGCGCCAGCCAGCAGATGCCGAAGCCCTTCTGA